One Lutzomyia longipalpis isolate SR_M1_2022 chromosome 4, ASM2433408v1 DNA segment encodes these proteins:
- the LOC129795378 gene encoding uncharacterized protein LOC129795378, with protein sequence MDLKLEKIIKMKSLTILCILILLVIETVSCRPNSKPPRGQTQEIVAEFHDMDPAEYEQIRKCHEDDDTMELCQRCAKATKVRNAFPMCCSNEDGVQDWCKDYVYYGIQY encoded by the exons ATGGATCTTAAGCTGGAGAAAATAATCAAG ATGAAGTCCCTGACAATTTTGTGCATACTGATACTTCTTGTCATTGAGACTGTATCCTGCAGACCAAATTCAAAGCCCCCACGGGGGCAGACGCAGGAGATTGTGGCGGAATTCCATGACATGGATCCAGCGGAATACGAGCAGATCCGGAAGTGTCATGAGGATGACGACACAATGGAATTGTGCCAGAGGTGCGCCAAGGCGACAAAAGTTAGGAATGCCTTCCCCATGTGCTGCTCAAATGAGGATGGCGTTCAGGATTGGTGCAAAGACTACGTCTACTACGGCATACAGTATTAA
- the LOC129795350 gene encoding E3 ubiquitin-protein ligase MYLIP — protein MKILVNTPNGTTTLCVDIDQKAIAQECLEKVWRDLGIVCETEYFGLLVHNRRSSVAGDANGQVLANSVDGESRNRQWINLRNPLGRHSIDGNYHSLALRVKFWVPVHIILQENVRNLFYMQARQDLLENRLLATDWTNAALLAALMAQADGVKYKGALPEGARESPTVVAVRTQEKEQRRGSKRKCSEGSQEAATVCQMKKCDSNQMYEVYCSIRPQGDAAQQIPRDFCAMVAKEHAKLTKFPAKSAKYWLLAEISKLEGYGEEIFHVPKSEFGTQGQMDIAVGPHGLVIYTPGAEKKEIPYSAVESVKSKGRSFRLRYLSHDHTSTELDLKMPCHRTAHGLYRAITEKHAFYSCETVGSAVQTQFIRDLKGTFVSMFKEDTELGKRYVFDIQRTCREVYDNARRVLHAQGVDIRCSEDAGADLESRLSAMAADVTAVVAEEEARRGQMEKMVSDRISEAFTCRVCMDKAIDTMFSPCGHVACCRLCAEKCDNCPICRANIAHINRIFLPTELRPNQ, from the exons ATGAAGATTCTCGTGAATACACCAAATGGTACAACAACACTGTGTGTTGACATCGATCAGAAGGCAATAGCACAGGAGTGTCTTGAAAAG GTTTGGAGAGATTTGGGGATTGTATGCGAAACGGAGTACTTTGGCCTTTTGGTCCACAATCGTCGCTCATCTGTGGCAGGTGATGCCAATGGGCAGGTGCTGGCCAATTCTGTGGATGGAGAATCTCGCAATAGGCAGTGGATTAACTTGCGGAATCCACTTGGACGGCATAGCATTGATGGGAATTACCACAGCCTGGCGCTGAGGGTTAAATTCTGGGTGCCTGTCCACATAATCCTCCAGGAGAATGTGAGGAATCTCTTTTATATGCAGGCAAGGCAGGATTTACTGGAGAATCGTCTCTTGGCCACTGATTGGACCAATGCTGCCCTCTTGGCTGCCCTGATGGCACAAGCCGATGGAGTGAAGTACAAGGGGGCTCTCCCTGAGGGTGCCAGGGAGAGCCCCACGGTGGTGGCTGTGCGGACGCAAGAGAAGGAACAGCGTCGTGGCTCGAAGAGGAAGTGCTCCGAGGGTAGCCAGGAAGCAGCAACAGTGTGCCAGATGAAGAAATGTGATTCAAACCAAATGTACGAGGTGTACTGCAGCATTCGCCCACAGGGGGATGCTGCTCAGCAAATCCCGCGAGATTTTTGTGCCATGGTGGCGAAGGAACATGCCAAACTCACCAAATTCCCAGCTAAATCAGCCAAATACTGGCTCCTGGCGGAAATCTCCAAGCTCGAGGGGTACGGCGAGGAGATTTTCCATGTGCCCAAAAGTGAATTTGGCACACAGGGGCAGATGGACATTGCCGTTGGGCCCCATGGGCTAGTCATCTACACTCCAGGGGCTGAGAAGAAAGA aatccCCTACAGTGCTGTGGAGTCGGTGAAATCCAAAGGACGCAGCTTCCGGTTGCGCTACCTTTCGCACGATCACACAAGTACGGAATTGGATCTGAAGATGCCCTGCCACAGGACAGCCCATGGGCTATATCGTGCCATCACGGAAAAGCATGCATTTTATTCCTGCGAAACAGTCGGAAGTGCCGTCCAGACGCAATTTATTCGTGATCTTAAg GGAACCTTTGTGTCAATGTTCAAGGAGGACACAGAACTGGGCAAGCGATACGTGTTTGATATTCAACGGACATGCAGGGAGGTGTACGACAATGCCCGGAGGGTGCTTCACGCCCAGGGAGTGGATATTCGGTGCTCTGAGGATGCTGGAGCTGATCTGGAGAGTCGCCTGAGTGCCATGGCGGCCGATGTGACGGCTGTGGTGGCCGAAGAGGAGGCTCGACGGGGACAAATGGAGAAGATGGTGTCAGATCGCATTTCGGAAGCCTTCACCTGTCGCGTTTGCATGGATAAGGCCATTGATACGATGTTCTCACCCTGTGGCCATGTTGCGTGTTGCCGGTTGTGCGCTGAAAAGTGCGATAACTGCCCCATTTGCCGTGCAAACATTGCCCACATCAATAGGATCTTCCTGCCGACAGAGCTTAGGCCAAATCAATAG